In one window of Frigoriglobus tundricola DNA:
- a CDS encoding sigma-70 family RNA polymerase sigma factor: MIDPSPDGLDELLHDARTGDEAFGRLLDRYVNYLTLLARVEIGRRLQGKLDPADLVQDVFLEAHRHFPAFRGTTEPEFAAWLRQILSGVLGNTLRRYFGTQARDPRLEQDLRAGIDRSSCMLAERLAAPGTSPSEAASRREQAVLFADALGRLPADYREVIVLRHLEALPFAAVAERMGRSVDSVEKLWLRALARLRVEVGGGP; this comes from the coding sequence GTGATCGATCCGAGCCCAGACGGACTGGACGAACTGCTCCACGACGCGCGTACCGGCGACGAGGCGTTCGGCCGCCTGTTGGACCGGTACGTCAACTACCTGACGCTGCTCGCCCGGGTCGAGATCGGTCGGCGGCTGCAGGGGAAGCTCGACCCGGCCGACCTCGTTCAGGACGTGTTCCTCGAAGCGCACCGCCACTTTCCCGCGTTCCGCGGGACCACGGAGCCGGAGTTCGCCGCCTGGCTCCGGCAGATCCTGTCCGGGGTGCTCGGGAACACGCTCCGCCGCTATTTCGGGACCCAGGCCCGCGACCCGCGGCTCGAACAGGACCTGCGGGCCGGCATCGACCGGTCCTCGTGCATGCTCGCCGAGCGGCTCGCCGCCCCGGGGACCAGCCCGAGTGAGGCCGCGTCGCGGCGCGAGCAGGCGGTGCTGTTCGCGGACGCGCTCGGCCGGCTCCCCGCCGACTACCGCGAGGTGATCGTACTGCGGCACCTGGAGGCGCTCCCGTTCGCGGCGGTCGCGGAGCGGATGGGGCGCAGCGTGGACAGTGTGGAGAAGCTCTGGCTGCGCGCCCTCGCCCGGCTGCGAGTGGAAGTGGGAGGCGGACCGTGA